A portion of the Pogoniulus pusillus isolate bPogPus1 chromosome 6, bPogPus1.pri, whole genome shotgun sequence genome contains these proteins:
- the ANXA7 gene encoding annexin A7 isoform X1: MAYPGYPPSGGYPAFPGYPPTGQESVYPPAGQYSFPALPGGYPPAGGGTYPAAPPNAGYPGAYPAPGGYPGVSQAGGMSPYPGVPTGPGFGVPPPGPGFGGYPQPPAQSYAGGGPAQIPVGYPGGQAPSPMPGPPAAVVQGTQGTIQDAPNFDAGRDAEILRKAMKGFGTDEQAIINVVANRSNDQRQKIKAAFKTMYGKDLIKDLKSELSGNVEELILALFMPSTYYDAWSLRHAMKGPGTQERVLIEILCTRTNQEIKEIVNCYKSEFGRDIEQDIRADTSGHFERLLVSMCQGNRDENQTVDYQKAQEDAQRLYQAGEGKLGTDESCFNMVLASRSFPQLKATVEAYSRIANRDLLSSIDREFSGNVERGLKTILQCALNRPAFFAERLYYAMKGAGTDDSTLIRIIVTRSEIDLVQIKQMFTQMYQKTLATMISSDTSGDYRRLLLSIVGQ; this comes from the exons atggCATACCCAGGTTATCCCCCTTCTGGTGGCTACCCTGCTTTCCCTGGTTATCCT CCAACGGGACAGGAGTCTGTCTATCCACCAGCGGGTCAGTACTCCTTTCCTGCTCTTCCTGGAGGATAccctccagcaggaggagggaccTATCCTGCAGCTCCACCAAATGCTGGGTATCCAGGAGCATATCCTGCACCAGGGGGCTACcctggagtttcccaggctggAGGAATGTCACCTTATCCTGGAG TTCCTACAGGCCCTGGCTTTGGTGtgcctcctcctggccctggcTTTGGTGGCTACCCACAGCCTCCTGCACAAAGCTATGCTGGAGGTGGGCCAGCACAGATTCCAG TAGGATATCCTGGTGGACAAGCACCATCACCAATGCCTGGTCCG cctgcagcagtggtTCAGGGTACCCAGGGCACAATTCAAGATGCTCCAAACTTCGATGCTGGAAGGGATGCAGAAATACTACGCAAAGCAATGAAAGGGTTTG GAACCGATGAGCAGGCTATCATAAATGTCGTTGCTAACCGCTCCAATGATCAAAGGCAAAAAATCAAGGCAGCTTTCAAGACCATGTATGGCAAG GATTTAATTAAAGACCTGAAGTCTGAGTTAAGTGGAAACGTGGAAGAATTGATTCTAGCCCTCTTCATGCCTAGCACCTACTATGATGCCTGGAGTTTACGTCATGCCATGAAG GGACCAGGCACTCAGGAGAGAGTGTTGATTGAGATCCTCTGCACAAGGACAAACCAGGAAATAAAAGAAATAGTGAACTGCTATAAATCAGAATTTGGACGAGACATTGAACAAGACATCAGAGCAGACACTTCAGGACACTTTGAACGATTACTTGTATCTATGTGCCAA GGTAATCGGGATGAGAATCAAACTGTGGATTACCAGAAGGCTCAAGAAGATGCTCAGCGTCTGTACCAAGCAGGTGAAGGAAAACTTGGGACTGATGAGTCTTGCTTTAACATGGTTCTGGCAAGCAGAAGTTTTCCCCAACTGAAAGCAACAGTTGAAGCATACTCCAGG ATTGCTAATCGTGATTTATTAAGCAGCATTGACCGAGAATTCTCTGGAAACGTGGAACGTGGCTTGAAGACTATTT TGCAATGTGCTTTAAATCGCCCAGCCTTTTTTGCAGAAAGACTTTATTACGCTATGAAAGGAGCTGGCACAGATGATTCTACCCTCATCAGAATTATAGTCACTCGCAGTGAG ATTGATCTTGTGCAAATTAAACAGATGTTCACACAAATGTATCAGAAGACTTTGGCTACAATGATATCAAGTGATACAAGCGGTGATTACCGGCGCTTGCTGCTGTCAATTGTTGGGCAGTAG
- the ANXA7 gene encoding annexin A7 isoform X2, giving the protein MAYPGYPPSGGYPAFPGYPPTGQESVYPPAGQYSFPALPGGYPPAGGGTYPAAPPNAGYPGAYPAPGGYPGVSQAGGMSPYPGVPTGPGFGVPPPGPGFGGYPQPPAQSYAGGGPAQIPGYPGGQAPSPMPGPPAAVVQGTQGTIQDAPNFDAGRDAEILRKAMKGFGTDEQAIINVVANRSNDQRQKIKAAFKTMYGKDLIKDLKSELSGNVEELILALFMPSTYYDAWSLRHAMKGPGTQERVLIEILCTRTNQEIKEIVNCYKSEFGRDIEQDIRADTSGHFERLLVSMCQGNRDENQTVDYQKAQEDAQRLYQAGEGKLGTDESCFNMVLASRSFPQLKATVEAYSRIANRDLLSSIDREFSGNVERGLKTILQCALNRPAFFAERLYYAMKGAGTDDSTLIRIIVTRSEIDLVQIKQMFTQMYQKTLATMISSDTSGDYRRLLLSIVGQ; this is encoded by the exons atggCATACCCAGGTTATCCCCCTTCTGGTGGCTACCCTGCTTTCCCTGGTTATCCT CCAACGGGACAGGAGTCTGTCTATCCACCAGCGGGTCAGTACTCCTTTCCTGCTCTTCCTGGAGGATAccctccagcaggaggagggaccTATCCTGCAGCTCCACCAAATGCTGGGTATCCAGGAGCATATCCTGCACCAGGGGGCTACcctggagtttcccaggctggAGGAATGTCACCTTATCCTGGAG TTCCTACAGGCCCTGGCTTTGGTGtgcctcctcctggccctggcTTTGGTGGCTACCCACAGCCTCCTGCACAAAGCTATGCTGGAGGTGGGCCAGCACAGATTCCAG GATATCCTGGTGGACAAGCACCATCACCAATGCCTGGTCCG cctgcagcagtggtTCAGGGTACCCAGGGCACAATTCAAGATGCTCCAAACTTCGATGCTGGAAGGGATGCAGAAATACTACGCAAAGCAATGAAAGGGTTTG GAACCGATGAGCAGGCTATCATAAATGTCGTTGCTAACCGCTCCAATGATCAAAGGCAAAAAATCAAGGCAGCTTTCAAGACCATGTATGGCAAG GATTTAATTAAAGACCTGAAGTCTGAGTTAAGTGGAAACGTGGAAGAATTGATTCTAGCCCTCTTCATGCCTAGCACCTACTATGATGCCTGGAGTTTACGTCATGCCATGAAG GGACCAGGCACTCAGGAGAGAGTGTTGATTGAGATCCTCTGCACAAGGACAAACCAGGAAATAAAAGAAATAGTGAACTGCTATAAATCAGAATTTGGACGAGACATTGAACAAGACATCAGAGCAGACACTTCAGGACACTTTGAACGATTACTTGTATCTATGTGCCAA GGTAATCGGGATGAGAATCAAACTGTGGATTACCAGAAGGCTCAAGAAGATGCTCAGCGTCTGTACCAAGCAGGTGAAGGAAAACTTGGGACTGATGAGTCTTGCTTTAACATGGTTCTGGCAAGCAGAAGTTTTCCCCAACTGAAAGCAACAGTTGAAGCATACTCCAGG ATTGCTAATCGTGATTTATTAAGCAGCATTGACCGAGAATTCTCTGGAAACGTGGAACGTGGCTTGAAGACTATTT TGCAATGTGCTTTAAATCGCCCAGCCTTTTTTGCAGAAAGACTTTATTACGCTATGAAAGGAGCTGGCACAGATGATTCTACCCTCATCAGAATTATAGTCACTCGCAGTGAG ATTGATCTTGTGCAAATTAAACAGATGTTCACACAAATGTATCAGAAGACTTTGGCTACAATGATATCAAGTGATACAAGCGGTGATTACCGGCGCTTGCTGCTGTCAATTGTTGGGCAGTAG